Genomic segment of Mycolicibacterium sarraceniae:
TCACCACCCGGGCTGGCAATGCGATCATCCGCACCGGCATCCCGCCGTTCACCTGGTGGCGCGGCCTCAAGGCCCGCGAATATCTGGAGGGCTACTTCGAGGAACGCGTGCGGGAGCGGCGCGGCAGGGACGGCTCCGACCTGCTGTCCGTGCTGTGTCAGAGCGAGGACGAGGACGGCAACAGGTTCTCCGACGACGACATCGTCAACCACATGATCTTCCTGATGATGGCCGCACACGACACCTCGACGTCCACCGCGACGACGATGTCGCACTACCTGGCGGCCAACCCCGAGTGGCAGGAGCGCTGCCGCGACGAGTCCGACCGGCTCGGCGACGGCCCGCTCGATATCGAGGCGCTGGAAAAGCTCGAGTCCCTGGACTTGGTGATGAACGAGTCGATCCGACTGGTCTCACCCGTGCAGTGGGCGATGCGCCGCACCGTGCGCGACACCGAGCTGCTCGGGTACTACCTGCCCGAGGGCACCAACGTCATCTACTACCCGGGCATGACCCACCGGCTCGAAGAGATCTACCCCGACCCGTACACGTTCGACCCGGCCCGCTTCACCGAGCCGCGCAACGAGCACAAGAAGCACCGCTACGGGTTCACCCCGTTCGGCGGCGGCGCGCACAAGTGCATCGGCATGGTGTTCGGCCAGCTGGAGATCAAGACGATCATGCACCGGCTGCTACGCCGCTACCGGCTCGAACTGCCCCGCCCGGGCTACCAGCTGAAGCAAGACTATGGCGGCATGCCGGTGCCGATGGACGGTATGCCGATCGTGCTGCGGCCCCTGCACTGAGGAAATCAGGCCGCGAGAAGGCGGTTCGCGCAGGCGACGACGGCGCGTAGCGCCGACTGAGTGGGATCGTCCGACCAGCCCATCGCCCATTCCCAGCGTTGACCGTCGCAGCCCTGCACGAAGGTCGCGGTGTGCGCACCGGAGACCAACTGGTGGAAGTGCGTCATCTCGACGCCGATCCCCCGCTCGTAGAGCATCGCGGTGAGGGCCGCAACCGGCCCGCTGGCGTCCGCGGTGGCTGTCTCGATGCGGTCGCCGACGGCGAGAGTGGCGCGAAACCGGCGGGGTTGAAGACCAAGCCGGGACAGGTCATCGCATTCCCAGGCGCCCAGGCGCACTGGGCCGCCGCTCGGGCTGTAGGTGGCGGTGAACACACTCCACGGCATGGTTTCGGCGTGTTCGCGCAGTCCGGCAGGAAGCGGCGCGCAGAAGTGCGGTAACGGTTCAGAGATTGTGGTGCTGTGCGGAGTCATGGATCGGTCTTCTCATCGAACGGAGGCTGACCGACGTCGTAGTTCGACCCCACAACGGGGGGTCGGTCCGGATCAGACCCCGCTGCAGGTAACTACTACGAGAAGCGCACTATGCACGTCCGCGATGCTAGACCTCGCCGCGCGGCCGATGCAAACGAGTGACATCCATGCCCTATCGTCCGCATAAGCTTTCACTGCAGAGGAGTTGATATGTGCTATCCCGTTGAATGCCCGCGCTGCCACAAGACCACTTGGGAAGGGTGTGGTGAGCACGTCGACCAGGTGATGCGCGATGTGCCACCGGCACAGCAGTGCACCTGCGAGCGGGCTGGTCAGCCGCAGAGCTGACCCGATCACACGAAGGGGT
This window contains:
- a CDS encoding cytochrome P450, which encodes MPTITNPQYLLDQAKRRVTTSPMLTLPGMGLLEKRLNARDWPQHVMAQPPAGSDLKPVMGDGGLPIIGHMVEMFRGGPDFWLQNYRKHGPVMLLDSPIIPTVAALGPDAGRAIYSNGNKDYSQQGWTPMIGAFFNRGLMLMDFEEHLFHRRIMQEAFHRSRLVGYTEQVDKVVSQVVANDWVANDPRFLLYPAMKELTLDIASMVFMGHEPGTDKELVTKVNKAFTVTTRAGNAIIRTGIPPFTWWRGLKAREYLEGYFEERVRERRGRDGSDLLSVLCQSEDEDGNRFSDDDIVNHMIFLMMAAHDTSTSTATTMSHYLAANPEWQERCRDESDRLGDGPLDIEALEKLESLDLVMNESIRLVSPVQWAMRRTVRDTELLGYYLPEGTNVIYYPGMTHRLEEIYPDPYTFDPARFTEPRNEHKKHRYGFTPFGGGAHKCIGMVFGQLEIKTIMHRLLRRYRLELPRPGYQLKQDYGGMPVPMDGMPIVLRPLH
- a CDS encoding 2-isopropylmalate synthase, whose product is MTPHSTTISEPLPHFCAPLPAGLREHAETMPWSVFTATYSPSGGPVRLGAWECDDLSRLGLQPRRFRATLAVGDRIETATADASGPVAALTAMLYERGIGVEMTHFHQLVSGAHTATFVQGCDGQRWEWAMGWSDDPTQSALRAVVACANRLLAA